A portion of the Leptospira congkakensis genome contains these proteins:
- a CDS encoding SRPBCC family protein, translated as MELKTKVIAEDGKQELTIEREFDLPANLVFKAHTVPELIEEWMGNKVLKFEAKNHGSWIFETKNPEGVVLFRANGVLLNIIENESFVRTFEMENTGFPVQLEFFEFQKISETKSKLIMHIIYKSVEQRDQILKMPFAQGINMAHNRLEEIIREKD; from the coding sequence ATGGAATTAAAAACAAAAGTAATTGCAGAAGACGGCAAACAAGAGTTAACGATAGAACGCGAATTCGATTTACCTGCTAACCTAGTTTTCAAAGCGCACACAGTACCAGAACTCATCGAAGAATGGATGGGAAACAAAGTACTCAAATTCGAAGCAAAAAACCATGGCAGTTGGATCTTTGAAACTAAAAATCCTGAAGGTGTAGTCTTATTTCGTGCCAATGGAGTTTTACTCAATATCATCGAAAATGAAAGTTTTGTTCGCACCTTTGAAATGGAAAACACAGGGTTTCCAGTCCAACTAGAGTTCTTTGAATTCCAAAAAATTTCAGAAACCAAATCAAAACTCATCATGCATATTATATATAAGTCTGTCGAACAGCGAGACCAGATTTTAAAAATGCCTTTTGCACAAGGAATCAATATGGCACACAATCGATTGGAAGAAATCATTCGCGAGAAAGATTGA
- a CDS encoding ArsR/SmtB family transcription factor: MDLRRDVFQAIADPTRRAILLLVATQSMTAGAIASQFDTKRPTVSKHLQILTECELLKKEPNGREMYYHLNPNKMKEIANFIEPFQKLWDDRFNKLESVMKNYQKKSKS; encoded by the coding sequence ATGGATTTACGAAGAGATGTATTTCAGGCAATTGCAGACCCTACAAGGAGAGCCATCCTCCTCCTTGTGGCTACCCAGTCTATGACCGCGGGAGCCATCGCCTCGCAGTTTGATACCAAAAGACCCACTGTTTCGAAACACTTACAAATTTTAACTGAATGTGAATTGTTAAAAAAAGAACCTAACGGTCGTGAGATGTATTACCACCTAAACCCAAACAAAATGAAAGAAATTGCAAACTTCATTGAACCATTTCAAAAACTTTGGGACGACCGATTTAACAAATTGGAATCGGTAATGAAAAATTATCAAAAAAAATCTAAATCCTGA
- the cutA gene encoding divalent-cation tolerance protein CutA, translated as MASEEILVFTTIGDRDMAEEQISEMLEQGIIVSGTIFPEVELVYLWEGKITVDTENKILLKAKADKYNAIEEYIMKHHPYIAPEIIRMDVSFGSPAYKAFVADKIQKNS; from the coding sequence ATGGCTTCAGAAGAAATTTTAGTATTTACCACAATCGGCGACCGCGATATGGCCGAAGAACAAATCTCCGAGATGTTAGAACAAGGAATCATTGTATCCGGAACCATCTTTCCTGAAGTAGAACTTGTTTATCTATGGGAAGGTAAAATCACAGTTGATACCGAAAACAAAATTCTCCTCAAAGCAAAAGCTGACAAGTACAATGCGATCGAAGAATATATCATGAAACACCACCCCTACATTGCTCCCGAAATCATTCGTATGGACGTAAGTTTTGGAAGCCCCGCCTATAAGGCGTTTGTTGCCGACAAAATCCAAAAAAATAGTTAG
- a CDS encoding LBF_4227 family protein: MDHKESKQRKKGGIKAAFEDLVAKVVAYGEVMAIYIQKNLQIYIRNLVLSSVWVFTSIFLIFLSLVYISYGVFLSVQKFLSEGDPILASFGTGFGFLLFAILFISLVLKKK, translated from the coding sequence TTGGATCACAAAGAATCAAAACAACGTAAAAAAGGCGGAATCAAAGCCGCCTTCGAAGACTTAGTCGCTAAAGTGGTTGCCTATGGCGAAGTGATGGCGATTTACATCCAAAAGAATCTCCAAATTTATATTAGGAATTTGGTTCTTTCTTCTGTTTGGGTTTTCACTTCTATATTTCTTATTTTCCTAAGCCTTGTTTACATTTCTTATGGAGTGTTTTTAAGCGTTCAGAAGTTTCTCTCAGAAGGAGATCCTATCCTTGCAAGTTTCGGAACAGGTTTTGGATTTTTACTTTTTGCCATTTTGTTTATCTCTTTGGTTCTAAAGAAAAAATAA
- a CDS encoding response regulator transcription factor, producing the protein MKNILVIEDDPDIGNLIRKSLDSAHYTTSVFENGEDGLKFYKSNHPDLVILDLSLPDIDGMEICRSIRKADESTPIFILSARTEEIDRIMGLELGADDYITKPFSVRELKTRVDVFFRRWDKKIGIKPNVGQAGEIIRGALKIDSIRRRVTLNENIINISRKEFDILQLLAGSPGKVFSREMILESVWGVEWDGFERMIDSHIKRIRSKLEKNSAQPEWIETIWGIGYRFTDNFENIVVPD; encoded by the coding sequence ATGAAAAATATTTTGGTAATTGAGGACGATCCGGATATCGGGAACCTAATCCGGAAATCTCTCGATTCTGCTCACTATACGACCTCCGTTTTTGAAAATGGCGAAGACGGTTTGAAATTTTACAAATCCAATCATCCTGATTTAGTGATTCTGGACCTCTCGTTACCGGACATTGACGGTATGGAAATTTGCCGTAGCATCCGTAAAGCCGACGAAAGTACACCGATTTTTATCCTTTCCGCAAGGACTGAGGAAATTGATCGCATCATGGGACTTGAGTTAGGCGCTGATGACTACATCACAAAACCTTTTTCGGTTCGTGAACTCAAAACTCGAGTGGATGTATTCTTCCGTAGATGGGATAAAAAAATTGGTATCAAACCCAATGTGGGTCAAGCAGGAGAAATCATTCGTGGTGCTCTTAAAATTGATTCCATTCGTCGACGTGTCACTCTCAACGAAAACATCATTAACATTTCTAGAAAAGAATTTGACATCTTACAACTATTAGCTGGTTCACCAGGGAAAGTTTTTTCTCGCGAAATGATTTTGGAATCCGTTTGGGGTGTGGAATGGGATGGTTTCGAAAGGATGATCGACAGTCATATCAAACGCATTCGTTCCAAACTAGAAAAAAATTCCGCACAACCAGAATGGATCGAAACCATTTGGGGAATAGGATATCGTTTCACTGACAATTTTGAAAACATAGTTGTACCAGACTAA
- a CDS encoding DUF4279 domain-containing protein, producing the protein MESGTQREAKSWAMFAITGPRLRPLEVTEKLGIQPDYYHGADVKDIENMTIPSHWQLNSKLGPEFPLLDHIWDLLKTLAPVRKSLKEFTENYESTIYASVEFASEFTKGVVLDKRTMLLLGEMGVNLEIIPWALSETP; encoded by the coding sequence ATGGAATCAGGAACACAAAGGGAAGCAAAATCGTGGGCGATGTTCGCCATCACAGGACCTAGGCTACGGCCTTTGGAAGTGACAGAGAAATTGGGCATCCAACCGGATTATTACCACGGTGCCGATGTAAAAGACATCGAAAATATGACAATTCCGAGTCATTGGCAGCTCAATTCTAAGTTAGGGCCGGAATTTCCGCTTCTGGATCATATCTGGGATCTGCTTAAAACCTTAGCACCTGTTCGTAAAAGCCTAAAAGAGTTCACAGAAAATTACGAATCCACTATCTACGCATCGGTGGAGTTTGCATCTGAGTTCACAAAGGGTGTGGTTCTGGATAAAAGGACTATGCTTTTGTTAGGTGAGATGGGTGTGAATTTGGAAATTATCCCCTGGGCTCTCTCTGAGACTCCCTAA